The sequence below is a genomic window from Ottowia sp. SB7-C50.
CACCAGCACCAGCCCGGCGACAACCAGCCCCAAACCCATCATCGCCAGCGGCGCCATGCGGTTGCCCAGCAGCCACCAGTCCAGCAGCGCCGTGCCGCCCGGCACCAGATAGAACAGGCTGGTCACGTTGACCAGGTTGCCCGCGCGAAGCAGGCGGTACAGCAGCACCGTGGCGCCCACCGAGATCACCGCGCCCAGCCACAGCACCGACACCGCCAGCATCGGATGCGCATCCAGCCGCAGCGGCTGCGTAGGCAGCAGCGCCAGGCACAACACCAGCGCCACCGCGCACTGCAGCGGCAGCACGCGCGTGGGCGGCTGCGCGATGCGCTTTTGCGCCATGGTGCCCAGCGTGATGCAGCCCAGCGCCGCCAGCGCCCAGCCCACGCCGGCCACCGACACGCGCGCGTGCAACAGGCTGTCAAGCACCACCAGCACCAGCCCGGCCAGTGCCAACGCCAGCCCCAGCCAGCGCAGGGCGGGCGCCTTGCGCTCTTGAAACAGCAGCGTCACGATGGGCTGCACACCCAGGATGGTGGCCAGCGCGCCGGGCGTCAGGCCGTGGTCCAGCGCCAGAAAGTACGCGCACGAATAGCCGCCCACCAGCAGCAGGCCGGTGGCCGCCACCTGCCATCGCGTGCCCGGTTCCGGCAGCCCATGCCGGCTGCGCCAGCCCAGCAGGCACAGCACCGCCAGCGCCACGCCGAAGCGCAGCGTCAGCAAGACAAACGGAGAGGCATGGTCCAGCCCCCAACGTGAAAAGATGGCGCCGCTGCTCCACAGCAGCACGAACAGCGCCGTCGGCCATGCGTTCAACATGATGAGTCACCCGAGAGAAAAAGTCCTTCCACCACGCAGCACGCACAAGCGCGCCACGGGCGCCGAGGCCGGCGCCAGGTCGGCCGGTGCGTCAGGCGAAGGGGTTCAGCCCATCGCCCGCGCGCCCGCGGGAGGGGCGGCGACGGCGGGAGGACTCAGGTGACGAGGGGACATGGACGGATGATAGCGGGGCTGGACGCCGGCTCACTCATGCTATCTTTATTATAGCTTCAAGCGCTTTACCAGAAAGCGCTAGGCGCCAAATTGACTTACTTTCTGGTCGATGGCGCCAAACACCGACATGCCATCCCTGCCCTTCATCTCGATGCGCACGGTGTCGCCGAATTTCATGTAGTCGGTTTGCGGTGCGCCATCCTGCAGGGTTTCCATGGCGCGCTTTTCAGCGATGCAGCCATAACCCTTGGGCCAGTCGCGGCGGCCGTCCTTTTCGACGCCGGGGT
It includes:
- a CDS encoding DMT family transporter, which produces MLNAWPTALFVLLWSSGAIFSRWGLDHASPFVLLTLRFGVALAVLCLLGWRSRHGLPEPGTRWQVAATGLLLVGGYSCAYFLALDHGLTPGALATILGVQPIVTLLFQERKAPALRWLGLALALAGLVLVVLDSLLHARVSVAGVGWALAALGCITLGTMAQKRIAQPPTRVLPLQCAVALVLCLALLPTQPLRLDAHPMLAVSVLWLGAVISVGATVLLYRLLRAGNLVNVTSLFYLVPGGTALLDWWLLGNRMAPLAMMGLGLVVAGLVLVFRARPAA